A stretch of Paenibacillus mucilaginosus 3016 DNA encodes these proteins:
- a CDS encoding pectate lyase yields the protein MKMKKVASMMLSVGLVSSVFAALPAQAATITVNSTIVVAAGQTFDGAGNTYVANASTLGDGSQAEGQKPVFRVEAGGTLKNVNLGAPAADGVHCYGSCNITNVNWQDVGEDALTLKSSGTVNITGGSAYKAYDKVFQANAAGTFNIKNFRANDIGKLVRQNGGTTFKVVMNVDSSDISNVKDSILRTDSPVSTGSITNTRYSSVPTLFKGFASGNTYQSGNTKY from the coding sequence ATGAAAATGAAAAAAGTCGCAAGCATGATGCTGTCGGTCGGTCTGGTCTCTTCGGTATTCGCCGCTCTCCCGGCACAAGCCGCTACCATTACAGTTAACTCCACGATCGTGGTTGCTGCAGGGCAGACCTTCGACGGTGCCGGCAACACTTATGTAGCCAATGCAAGCACGCTAGGCGACGGCAGCCAGGCCGAAGGCCAGAAGCCGGTCTTCCGCGTCGAAGCGGGCGGCACGCTCAAGAACGTGAACCTCGGCGCTCCTGCCGCGGACGGCGTACACTGCTACGGCAGCTGCAACATCACGAACGTGAACTGGCAGGACGTAGGTGAGGATGCCCTCACGCTCAAGTCCTCCGGTACCGTGAACATCACGGGCGGCTCCGCCTACAAGGCGTACGACAAAGTATTCCAGGCGAATGCTGCGGGTACGTTCAACATCAAGAACTTCCGCGCCAATGACATCGGCAAGCTGGTACGCCAAAACGGGGGCACGACATTCAAGGTCGTCATGAACGTAGACTCCAGCGATATCTCCAACGTGAAGGATTCCATCCTGCGCACGGACAGCCCTGTATCCACCGGCAGCATCACGAACACCCGTTACAGCAGCGTACCGACGCTGTTCAAGGGCTTCGCTTCCGGAAATACCTACCAATCCGGCAATACCAAGTACTAA
- a CDS encoding DoxX family protein: MLTRFLRDNVYAAGLLMVLRLYLGYQWFTAGLHKLTGGFDAAGFLKGAIAKPVLDKATNELVYPTFTAFLQHFALPNVKLINFLIPVGETLVGLGLILGALTTAAAFFGLMMNFMFLFAGTVSTNPWLILLGVIVLMAGTNAGRFGVDHYLMPFLRKLRRQGGHEAGRGNGTAAKV; encoded by the coding sequence ATGTTAACCCGATTCCTTAGAGACAACGTGTATGCCGCCGGACTGCTGATGGTCCTTCGCTTGTATCTCGGTTACCAGTGGTTTACCGCAGGGCTTCACAAGCTGACGGGCGGATTCGATGCCGCCGGCTTCCTCAAAGGCGCCATTGCCAAGCCGGTGCTCGATAAAGCCACGAACGAACTGGTCTATCCGACGTTCACCGCCTTCCTGCAGCACTTCGCCCTGCCGAACGTGAAGCTGATTAACTTCCTGATACCGGTAGGGGAAACGCTGGTCGGCCTGGGCCTGATCCTCGGGGCCCTGACGACAGCCGCCGCCTTCTTCGGACTTATGATGAACTTCATGTTCCTCTTCGCCGGTACTGTAAGCACGAACCCGTGGCTGATCCTGCTTGGGGTCATCGTCCTGATGGCAGGTACGAATGCCGGCCGGTTCGGCGTAGACCACTACCTGATGCCTTTCCTCCGCAAGCTGCGCCGCCAAGGCGGCCATGAAGCCGGCCGCGGGAACGGAACGGCGGCCAAAGTATAA
- a CDS encoding TerC family protein has product MDLFSPEFWSALGAIIIIDLILAGDNAIVIGMASKDLPKEHQKKAIYWGTAGAIIIRIIFTLVAVWLLQVPGLLLIGGLALVWIAYKLLADDKGHDNIKATTSLKEAIRTIIIADAVMGIDNVLAVAGAAHGSFLLVVLGLIISVPIVVWGSTIILKLIERFPVIVYIGTAVLAMTAGKMITDEPLLKGFIGENDVLKWGIIIAIIAVVLLAGYAAKKKQGGHHPQTG; this is encoded by the coding sequence ATGGATCTGTTTTCACCGGAATTTTGGTCAGCCCTCGGCGCGATCATCATCATCGACTTGATCCTGGCCGGAGACAATGCCATCGTCATCGGTATGGCATCCAAGGATCTGCCGAAGGAGCACCAAAAAAAGGCCATCTACTGGGGTACCGCCGGCGCGATCATTATCCGGATTATCTTCACGCTGGTTGCCGTATGGCTGCTGCAAGTCCCGGGGCTGCTGCTGATCGGGGGCTTGGCGCTCGTATGGATCGCCTACAAGCTGCTGGCCGACGATAAGGGCCACGACAATATTAAAGCGACCACCTCGCTCAAAGAAGCGATCCGCACGATCATCATTGCCGATGCCGTTATGGGTATCGACAACGTGCTCGCGGTGGCGGGAGCGGCACACGGCAGCTTCCTGCTGGTCGTCCTCGGCCTTATCATCTCCGTTCCGATCGTCGTCTGGGGAAGCACCATCATCCTGAAGCTCATCGAACGCTTCCCGGTCATCGTCTATATCGGCACAGCGGTTCTCGCGATGACGGCAGGCAAAATGATTACGGACGAGCCGCTGCTTAAAGGATTCATCGGCGAAAACGATGTGCTCAAATGGGGCATCATCATCGCCATCATTGCGGTTGTCCTGCTGGCCGGCTATGCCGCCAAGAAGAAACAGGGCGGACATCACCCGCAAACGGGCTGA
- a CDS encoding DUF1835 domain-containing protein — MNSSYALRQVIREMSEQEAKSLLSLLFAHDGYSAEMHESLKKSLLEMSKKRTEVDYVKIRHIHIALGDSPGGSLKIALKAPEGRKPEHRVLVLRDALPFSVGPLWKLEEEEGREERRRWCMLHINMDDRDEYLLQGEEQFLEMRSRLEGIPESLPVTIWAGSNAHEQAGLRFAVYLLRDKENPVFLMDTTSAYASLHQTDPSYGRRRTGEMNPEELRGIWEMKACCRKLSPEQRQSLESEWLELSGRKTGLRIWRDGRIVEVREDYYDSTLTAVVEQLHRERNNQEWIRSARVVGEMIGHLEQDIGDEYVEYRLRHLIYHGVLEIQGVPRGMRYDDVRMKQPLTGLEQRGGTEDHEEYVENL, encoded by the coding sequence GTGAACTCTTCTTATGCACTGCGGCAGGTTATTCGAGAGATGTCCGAGCAGGAAGCCAAGTCGCTGCTGTCCCTCCTGTTCGCTCATGACGGGTATTCGGCAGAGATGCACGAAAGCTTGAAGAAGTCTCTGCTGGAGATGTCCAAGAAGCGGACGGAGGTGGACTATGTAAAGATCCGGCATATTCATATTGCCCTTGGGGATTCGCCGGGCGGTTCGCTGAAGATAGCGCTGAAGGCACCGGAGGGGAGGAAGCCGGAGCACCGAGTTCTGGTGCTGCGGGATGCGCTTCCGTTCTCGGTCGGCCCTTTATGGAAGCTCGAAGAGGAAGAGGGGCGGGAAGAGCGGCGGCGGTGGTGCATGCTCCATATCAACATGGATGACAGGGATGAATATCTGCTCCAGGGCGAGGAGCAGTTTCTGGAGATGAGGAGCCGGTTGGAAGGCATACCCGAGTCGCTGCCGGTTACGATCTGGGCCGGCTCCAATGCGCATGAACAGGCGGGATTACGCTTTGCGGTTTATTTGCTGAGGGATAAGGAAAATCCGGTCTTCTTGATGGACACAACCTCAGCCTATGCTTCACTGCATCAGACGGATCCGAGTTACGGGAGGCGGCGGACCGGAGAGATGAATCCCGAGGAGCTGAGGGGCATCTGGGAAATGAAGGCGTGCTGCCGGAAGCTGTCGCCTGAGCAGAGACAGAGTCTGGAGTCCGAGTGGCTGGAGCTTTCCGGGCGGAAGACGGGCCTTCGGATATGGCGGGACGGGCGGATCGTGGAAGTACGGGAGGATTACTACGACAGCACGCTTACCGCCGTGGTGGAGCAGCTGCACAGGGAGCGGAATAATCAGGAGTGGATCAGGTCGGCTCGGGTGGTCGGAGAGATGATCGGCCATCTGGAGCAGGATATTGGTGATGAATACGTCGAATACCGGCTTAGGCATTTGATTTATCATGGTGTGCTGGAGATCCAGGGGGTACCCCGGGGCATGCGGTATGATGATGTGAGAATGAAGCAGCCGCTCACAGGCCTGGAACAGCGAGGGGGAACCGAAGACCATGAAGAATATGTTGAAAATTTATAA
- a CDS encoding leucine-rich repeat domain-containing protein: protein MKNMLKIYNDPKGDAYRKLIDYAMKRAAVFALADREIGAEEAPAPGGGRAGALLRRLQPYLIRTCTMGEVRQRNNIGYSPKGTVYVYQCCPEAAEVLKKAASSMHAWQYPDLPEDLSFWDAEEEDWLVNVAHEEMLYIRLSEEEGRALAEEIPGVFVMGEFNRGLDAFLEDALRHGAEKLELMGWGLEEVPEKLTRMTRLRELQLFEQDIRRLPPALFGLRNLESLTVYTADLEEIPGEIGRLENLVQLSVYCCSYDRPHQAEKLIGIDEVTLSMLPPEIGELSKLEILRINATGLKRVPPELAKLKNLRVLDLGRNKLEAVPQELLEQLPNLVHTSFEGNPFGE, encoded by the coding sequence ATGAAGAATATGTTGAAAATTTATAATGATCCCAAGGGCGATGCCTACCGCAAGCTGATTGATTATGCGATGAAGCGGGCGGCGGTGTTCGCGCTGGCCGACCGGGAGATCGGGGCGGAAGAAGCACCGGCTCCGGGAGGAGGCCGAGCCGGGGCACTGCTGCGCAGACTGCAGCCGTATCTGATCCGGACCTGCACCATGGGCGAAGTCCGGCAGCGAAATAACATCGGTTACAGCCCGAAGGGCACCGTATATGTCTACCAATGCTGTCCCGAGGCGGCGGAAGTGCTGAAGAAGGCCGCCTCCTCGATGCATGCCTGGCAGTATCCCGATCTGCCGGAGGACCTCAGCTTCTGGGATGCGGAAGAGGAGGATTGGCTGGTCAACGTCGCGCACGAAGAGATGCTCTATATCCGGCTCTCCGAAGAGGAAGGCAGGGCGCTGGCCGAGGAGATCCCCGGGGTCTTCGTGATGGGGGAATTCAACCGGGGGCTGGATGCCTTCCTGGAGGATGCCCTGCGTCACGGGGCGGAGAAGCTGGAGCTGATGGGCTGGGGACTGGAGGAAGTCCCCGAGAAGCTCACAAGGATGACGCGGCTTAGGGAGCTGCAGCTCTTCGAGCAGGACATCCGGCGCCTGCCTCCGGCCTTGTTCGGGCTGCGGAATCTGGAGAGCCTGACAGTCTACACCGCCGACCTCGAAGAAATTCCGGGAGAGATCGGCCGGCTGGAGAATCTGGTACAGCTCTCGGTCTACTGCTGCAGCTACGACCGTCCGCACCAGGCGGAGAAGCTGATCGGCATCGATGAGGTGACGCTCAGCATGCTGCCGCCGGAGATTGGGGAGCTCTCGAAGCTCGAAATCCTGCGGATCAATGCCACCGGCCTGAAACGGGTCCCTCCCGAGCTGGCGAAGCTGAAGAACCTCCGGGTGCTTGATCTCGGCCGCAACAAGCTGGAGGCGGTGCCGCAGGAGCTCCTGGAACAGCTCCCGAACCTGGTGCATACCTCGTTTGAGGGGAATCCGTTCGGGGAGTGA
- a CDS encoding RNA polymerase sigma-70 factor: MENGTVAEQAYTTYKPLLFSLAYRMLGSVMDAEDIVQDAFLSLDAAGPEPIRNLKAYLCRVVTNRCIDRLRSAQKQREVYVGPWLPEPLLTDGDPSGNPPEQYMLQESVSTAYLLLLQQLSSTERAVFLLREVLLYDYEEIASIVGKSQANCRQIFHRAKRSIGGSASFDSGGDVCLAAPRPAAGQEARQLIEGFLTALATGDVPKLLSSLSEDASLFSDGGGRVTAAVRPILGADRIIRFLTGLLEKSPPGFSYRPALVGGDPGLVTYIHGEPSSVMSFEVAGGQIRAIYIVVNPEKLQHVR; the protein is encoded by the coding sequence ATGGAAAACGGCACTGTGGCCGAACAGGCGTATACGACATATAAACCGCTGTTGTTCTCCCTGGCTTACCGTATGCTCGGGAGTGTGATGGATGCGGAGGACATCGTCCAGGATGCTTTCCTGTCGCTGGATGCGGCGGGACCCGAACCGATCCGCAACCTCAAAGCCTACCTGTGCCGGGTCGTGACCAACCGCTGCATCGACCGGCTCCGCTCGGCCCAGAAGCAGCGCGAGGTGTACGTGGGCCCCTGGCTGCCCGAGCCTCTGCTCACCGACGGAGATCCCTCCGGCAATCCGCCCGAGCAGTATATGCTGCAGGAATCCGTGTCGACGGCTTACCTGCTGCTGCTCCAGCAGCTCTCCTCTACGGAACGGGCCGTGTTCCTGCTCCGCGAGGTGCTGCTCTATGACTATGAGGAGATCGCTTCCATCGTCGGCAAAAGCCAGGCCAACTGCCGGCAGATCTTTCACCGCGCGAAGCGCAGCATCGGCGGGTCCGCCTCCTTCGACAGCGGCGGCGATGTTTGCCTTGCTGCCCCCCGGCCTGCGGCGGGACAGGAGGCAAGGCAGCTGATCGAGGGCTTTCTGACGGCCCTCGCGACCGGGGACGTGCCGAAGCTACTGTCGTCCCTCTCGGAGGATGCCTCCTTGTTCTCGGACGGAGGCGGCCGGGTTACGGCGGCCGTCCGCCCGATTCTCGGGGCGGACCGGATCATCCGCTTCCTCACCGGGCTGCTCGAGAAGTCGCCTCCCGGCTTCTCGTACCGGCCGGCCCTTGTCGGCGGCGACCCCGGCCTCGTGACCTACATCCATGGGGAGCCGTCGTCGGTCATGTCCTTCGAGGTGGCCGGGGGACAGATCCGGGCGATCTATATCGTCGTCAACCCGGAGAAGCTACAGCATGTGCGGTAA
- a CDS encoding phytoene desaturase family protein, which translates to MEKNTYETAVIGGGLAGLLAAVMLGKAGQKVVLLEQSPRLGGRAMTVERGGALFNLGGHALYRDGEAYAMLQELGLRLPGGSPPASGFAIWQGRVVPLPGDPLKLLSSRLLSWSGKMEFGRLMLGLSKIDTTSLPRISLREWAEREVRDPMVRHIFYALCRTSTYSRDIDHQPAGPVLLQLQRSMKGGVLYLDGGWQTIVDQLRELAVKAGVTFAEGQAVEEILHDDGQVSGIRLKGGGTLRVSAVLAAVSPASLFHLVRGAEETVLRRWKDEARPVKAACLDLALKRLPSPGRHFALGLDQPVFFSHHSRVAKLSRNGTLVVHMIKYGGGDSDPQADEKLLEQTMSLLHPGWQNETAARQFLPNITVVHDAVHLGHSGPYPGPEVPGLAGLYAAGDWASHGEMLADAAAASAGRAVRKLLQDSRHGVRLEALV; encoded by the coding sequence ATGGAGAAGAACACGTATGAGACGGCTGTGATCGGGGGCGGTTTGGCAGGTCTGCTGGCTGCAGTGATGCTGGGCAAGGCGGGGCAAAAGGTGGTACTCCTCGAGCAGTCGCCCAGGCTCGGGGGACGCGCGATGACGGTGGAGCGCGGCGGTGCCCTGTTCAACCTTGGCGGTCACGCGCTGTACCGGGATGGAGAGGCTTATGCCATGCTGCAGGAGCTTGGCCTTCGGCTGCCCGGCGGCTCTCCACCGGCCAGCGGCTTCGCCATCTGGCAGGGACGGGTCGTGCCGCTCCCCGGTGATCCCCTGAAGCTTCTCTCTTCGCGGCTGCTGTCCTGGTCCGGCAAAATGGAATTCGGGCGCCTGATGCTGGGGCTCTCCAAAATCGATACCACTTCCCTGCCCCGCATCTCCCTGAGGGAATGGGCGGAACGGGAAGTGCGCGATCCGATGGTTCGCCATATCTTCTATGCGCTGTGCCGCACATCCACCTATTCCCGGGATATCGATCACCAGCCGGCCGGCCCCGTGCTGCTGCAGCTGCAGCGCTCCATGAAAGGCGGGGTGCTGTATCTCGACGGGGGCTGGCAGACGATCGTGGACCAGCTGCGGGAGCTGGCCGTCAAGGCCGGCGTTACTTTCGCCGAAGGGCAGGCTGTGGAGGAGATCCTCCATGATGACGGACAGGTGAGCGGCATCCGGCTGAAGGGCGGCGGGACCCTTCGGGTATCCGCTGTACTTGCAGCCGTATCCCCAGCCTCCCTGTTCCATCTCGTGCGCGGAGCGGAGGAGACGGTCCTCCGGCGCTGGAAGGACGAAGCCCGGCCGGTGAAGGCCGCCTGCCTCGACCTGGCCTTGAAGCGGCTGCCTTCGCCGGGACGCCATTTTGCCCTCGGTCTCGATCAACCTGTCTTCTTCTCGCATCATTCGAGGGTGGCAAAATTGAGCAGGAATGGTACACTGGTCGTACACATGATTAAATACGGCGGAGGGGACAGCGATCCCCAGGCGGACGAAAAGCTGCTCGAGCAAACGATGAGCCTTCTTCATCCCGGCTGGCAGAATGAGACCGCGGCCCGGCAGTTCCTGCCGAATATCACGGTCGTTCACGATGCCGTGCATCTCGGGCACAGCGGCCCTTATCCGGGCCCTGAGGTCCCAGGGCTCGCCGGGCTTTATGCCGCCGGCGACTGGGCCAGCCATGGGGAGATGCTCGCCGATGCAGCGGCGGCCAGCGCAGGCCGGGCTGTCCGGAAGCTGCTTCAGGACAGCAGGCATGGCGTTCGGCTTGAGGCTCTCGTCTAA
- a CDS encoding GNAT family N-acetyltransferase — translation MIREAAGGDADRLAGFYRELAPSSRNVNVLPERVEQIRRDPNNFLFIYEEEGIPLGTVFLTLCMDPAYEFRPYGVIEYMFVAESARGRGIGSALLEHAERLCAAKHCTRVSLMSGSERTEAHRFYESRGYKGSASKAFKKYIRVTPVNWPEQPPS, via the coding sequence ATGATTCGGGAAGCGGCGGGAGGGGACGCGGACAGACTCGCGGGGTTTTACCGGGAGCTCGCGCCTTCGAGCAGGAATGTGAACGTGCTGCCGGAGAGGGTCGAGCAGATCCGGCGTGATCCGAACAATTTTTTGTTCATCTACGAAGAAGAAGGGATTCCGCTCGGGACGGTGTTCCTCACCTTGTGCATGGATCCGGCCTACGAATTTCGGCCCTACGGGGTGATCGAGTATATGTTTGTGGCGGAGAGTGCCAGAGGCCGGGGAATCGGAAGCGCGCTGCTTGAGCATGCCGAGCGGCTCTGTGCCGCCAAGCACTGCACCCGGGTCAGCCTGATGAGCGGCAGCGAACGGACGGAAGCCCACCGGTTCTACGAGAGCCGGGGATACAAGGGCTCAGCCAGCAAAGCGTTCAAAAAATATATTCGGGTGACCCCGGTGAACTGGCCGGAGCAGCCGCCAAGCTGA
- a CDS encoding NAD(P)H-dependent oxidoreductase: MTTQADLKHEILKAYEFRHACKEFDAGRQIPDEDFEFILETGRLSPSSFGFEPWKFVVVQSPELRAKLLPVSWGAQGQLSTASHFVLLLSRTKEDLLAGSAYLQNLMENIHHMPDNVVEMLSGFYKNFQENTYKLLDDDRYLQDWAGKQAYIALGNMLTAAAQIGIDSCPIEGFDPEGVSKILEEEGILENGRYALTVMAAFGYRKNEPRPKTRQSLDSVVQWIR, translated from the coding sequence ATGACAACCCAAGCTGATCTGAAACATGAGATTCTGAAAGCTTACGAGTTCCGCCACGCCTGCAAGGAGTTCGATGCCGGCCGCCAGATTCCGGACGAAGACTTCGAATTCATTCTCGAAACCGGCCGCCTGTCGCCCAGCTCCTTCGGCTTCGAGCCCTGGAAATTCGTTGTCGTCCAGAGCCCCGAGCTCCGTGCCAAGCTGCTGCCGGTGTCCTGGGGAGCCCAAGGCCAGCTGTCTACGGCCAGCCACTTTGTGCTGCTGCTGAGCCGTACCAAAGAGGATCTGCTCGCGGGCTCCGCTTACCTGCAGAACCTGATGGAGAACATACATCACATGCCGGACAATGTTGTCGAAATGCTGAGCGGCTTCTATAAAAATTTCCAGGAAAACACCTACAAACTCCTCGATGATGACCGCTATCTGCAGGATTGGGCGGGCAAGCAAGCCTATATCGCCCTCGGCAACATGCTGACGGCAGCCGCCCAGATCGGCATCGACTCCTGCCCGATCGAAGGCTTCGATCCCGAAGGCGTCAGCAAGATCCTCGAGGAAGAGGGCATTCTGGAGAACGGCCGCTATGCCCTGACCGTCATGGCCGCCTTCGGCTACCGCAAGAACGAGCCCCGTCCGAAGACCCGTCAAAGCCTGGACAGCGTCGTTCAGTGGATTCGCTGA
- a CDS encoding ParA family protein — MGNVIAVCMNKGGVGKTTLVTHLAAVLASGADPAKVLVVDIDPQGNAAVVFGRDPDRLERGSTADVLLRGTPLADITVPVSDHLDLAPASDELNGSEVQVLGQPGRYARPLHLLKEAVGRVKKEYDWILIDCPPSLGLLTANAVKAADGVLVPFVPEAFSVKGLQRVVQAIEGLRDEGSPSPRIVGVAATMVDSRSTLHGELLASARAYCAAQGFPMLETVIPRSIRYANAAAYEGRPAVWSDRSHPAVAPYFELTKEVLAHAVPKKRTAR; from the coding sequence ATGGGGAATGTCATTGCCGTATGTATGAATAAGGGAGGGGTGGGTAAAACCACGCTCGTCACCCACCTCGCCGCCGTGCTGGCCTCCGGGGCGGATCCCGCCAAAGTGCTCGTCGTCGATATCGACCCGCAGGGCAACGCGGCGGTGGTGTTCGGCAGGGACCCGGACCGCCTGGAGCGCGGCTCGACCGCCGACGTGCTGCTTCGCGGTACACCTCTAGCCGACATCACCGTGCCGGTAAGCGATCATCTCGATCTCGCGCCGGCTTCGGACGAGCTCAACGGGAGCGAGGTGCAGGTGCTCGGCCAGCCCGGCCGGTACGCCAGGCCGCTGCATCTGTTGAAAGAAGCCGTCGGCCGGGTAAAGAAGGAGTATGACTGGATCCTGATCGACTGCCCGCCCTCGCTGGGACTGCTGACGGCCAATGCTGTGAAGGCCGCTGACGGCGTGCTCGTGCCCTTCGTGCCGGAGGCCTTCTCCGTCAAGGGGCTGCAGCGCGTCGTCCAAGCCATCGAGGGACTGCGGGACGAGGGCTCGCCCTCCCCGCGGATTGTGGGCGTCGCCGCCACGATGGTGGATTCGCGTTCCACCCTGCACGGGGAACTGCTCGCTTCCGCACGCGCTTACTGCGCGGCTCAGGGCTTCCCGATGCTCGAGACCGTGATTCCCCGGTCCATCCGCTATGCGAATGCGGCAGCCTATGAAGGCCGGCCGGCCGTATGGTCGGACCGGTCCCATCCGGCGGTCGCTCCCTATTTTGAGTTAACCAAGGAGGTTCTTGCCCATGCCGTCCCGAAAAAAAGAACTGCTCGTTAG
- a CDS encoding WecB/TagA/CpsF family glycosyltransferase, whose amino-acid sequence MKQTAKVMGVTFSKDTLAGTVKTIIGHLDKKDADYMHIITCNPEIVMASAHDEELRNILGDAGLVTADGIGIVLASRWLGDPLPERVTGFDILMGLLEEGGRKGYSFYLFGADPETNAKAAEVISAKYPGLRIAGRQHGYYKPEEEGRIIGEIAAAKPDILVVALGAPRAERWLYRNRAKLPVRAAMGVGGSLDVIAGKVKRAPVIWQKMNLEWLYRLLSEPSRWRRQLVLPKFAVRALFSRGRS is encoded by the coding sequence ATGAAGCAGACGGCGAAGGTCATGGGGGTTACGTTCTCCAAGGATACGCTCGCAGGAACAGTGAAGACGATCATCGGCCATTTGGATAAAAAAGACGCGGATTACATGCACATCATCACGTGCAACCCGGAGATCGTCATGGCTTCGGCGCATGATGAGGAGCTGAGGAACATTCTGGGCGATGCGGGACTGGTGACGGCTGACGGGATCGGCATCGTGCTCGCCTCCCGGTGGCTCGGCGATCCGCTGCCGGAGCGGGTGACGGGCTTCGATATCCTGATGGGGCTGCTCGAGGAAGGCGGCCGCAAGGGCTACTCGTTCTACCTGTTCGGTGCCGATCCCGAGACGAACGCCAAGGCAGCGGAGGTTATCTCCGCGAAGTACCCGGGTCTGCGCATTGCGGGCCGGCAGCACGGCTACTACAAGCCGGAGGAGGAAGGCCGCATTATCGGGGAGATCGCCGCGGCGAAGCCCGATATTCTCGTGGTGGCCTTAGGCGCCCCGCGGGCGGAGCGGTGGCTCTACCGCAACCGCGCGAAGCTGCCCGTCCGAGCGGCCATGGGTGTCGGCGGCAGCCTGGACGTCATTGCAGGCAAGGTGAAGCGGGCCCCGGTCATCTGGCAGAAGATGAACCTGGAGTGGCTCTACCGCCTGCTCTCCGAGCCTTCCCGCTGGCGCCGTCAGCTCGTGCTGCCGAAGTTTGCGGTGCGGGCGCTGTTCAGCCGGGGCCGGTCGTAG
- a CDS encoding small multi-drug export protein — translation MYDMIAAGGGSLWSYAAMLLLAAVPWVDVFVVIPLGIAWGMNPAGTAVSAFIGNWIPLLLLALFFREFSAWRARRKARKAGRRAAQAEAGLPQAETAGAGEALPAEAPHGGGSEAPHAVPPPPVQDGAGNGEAVLGTSKKYARAKRIWEKYGVPGLALVAPVLLGTDLAALVALTFGSSRRWVMLWMTVSLVLWTVLLTVGSVYGLGYMGLFRPEAGPT, via the coding sequence ATGTATGACATGATTGCTGCCGGAGGAGGCTCCCTCTGGTCCTACGCCGCCATGCTTCTGCTGGCCGCCGTTCCCTGGGTCGACGTCTTCGTTGTCATTCCGCTCGGGATCGCCTGGGGAATGAACCCGGCCGGCACCGCGGTCTCGGCGTTCATCGGCAATTGGATTCCGCTGCTGCTGCTCGCGCTGTTCTTCCGCGAATTCAGCGCCTGGCGCGCGCGCCGCAAAGCACGCAAGGCCGGACGCAGGGCCGCGCAGGCGGAAGCCGGGCTGCCGCAGGCCGAAACGGCCGGTGCCGGCGAAGCTCTGCCGGCGGAAGCACCTCATGGCGGCGGCTCCGAGGCCCCCCATGCTGTACCGCCCCCGCCGGTGCAGGACGGGGCCGGGAACGGCGAAGCCGTTCTCGGCACTTCGAAGAAGTATGCGCGGGCGAAGCGCATCTGGGAGAAGTACGGCGTTCCCGGCTTGGCCCTGGTCGCTCCGGTCCTGCTGGGCACGGATCTGGCCGCCCTCGTGGCCCTGACCTTCGGCTCCTCCCGGCGCTGGGTCATGCTGTGGATGACGGTCTCCCTCGTGCTGTGGACCGTGCTCCTCACCGTCGGTTCCGTCTACGGCCTCGGCTACATGGGCTTGTTCCGGCCGGAGGCGGGGCCGACCTGA